A segment of the Streptomyces sp. NBC_00376 genome:
GGTTCGAATCCTTACGGTGCCGAGTGACCGATCGGCCCCGATTTCGTTCCCCCGTACGGGGGACGGGAATTACGATCTGAACCGAGGTGTACGCCATGGTGGCCCCGCCGGACAACGACGTGATCTGGGCGCGCTCCCTGCAACATTCCCACAACGGCTCACCCGCGCTCGGCGGCGTATCCCTGGGCGTCCGTGACGGCGAGATCCTCGCCGTGACCGGCCCCCGGGGCTGCGGCAAGACGACCCTGCTGCACTGCCTGTCCGGTCAGCTGGTGCCCGAGCAGGGCGAGGTGTGGTTCAACAGCGTCCCCGTCCACACCATGGGCCCCCGGCTGCGCGAGCGGCTGCGCCGCGACCGGTTCGGCTGGATCGCCCCCGAACCCCAGCTGGTGCCCGAGCTGAACACCTGGGAGAACACCGCCCTACCGCTGCTGCTGCGCGGCGCCTCGCACCGGGAGGCGAAGAAGGCCGCCCTGGAGTGGCTGGAGCGGCTCGACATCGGCGCCTGCGCCAGGCAGCGGCCGCACACCCTGCTCCAGGGACAACGCCAGCGGATCGCCGTGGCCCGCGCCCTGGCGGCCGCCCCCACGGTGATCTTCGCCGACGAACCGACCGCGACCCTGCACCGCAGCGACCGGACGCATGTGCTGCGCACCCTCACCAGCGCGGCCCGTTCGCACGGCATCACGATCGTGCTCGCCACCCACGACGCGGAGATCGCCGCCCTTGCCGACCGCACGGTCCCGCTGCTGGACGGCCGTCGCGTCGCGACCGTCGCCCTGCCCGCCGGGTCCGATACGGAGGGCCGCGCGGCGTGCTCGCTCTCCGTCTAGCCCGGGGTTCCCATCCGCTGGTCCTGCTGAGGCGGCTGCTGGTCGCCACCGCCTCGGCCGGTGTCGGCTTCCTGCTGCTGTGCGCCCTGGGCTACGCCTCGGCGCACCCGGCGCACTCAACCGGCGCCGTGCTGCGCCTGCTGTGGTGCTTCGTGCCGCTCGCCGCCACCGTTCAGTTCGCGATCGCGGTGGCACGTACCGACCCCAGCACCCGGCCGCGCTCCGGGCTGTCCGCCGTGGGCCTCGGGCCGGTCCGGCTCGCGGTGCTCGCCGCGGTCTCCACCGCCGTCTCCTGCACCCTCGGGTCGATGGTGGCGCTGCTGTTCTACCTGCATCTGCGCGGTGATCTGTCAGGGCTGCCGTTCGACGGCGCCGCGGCCGGACTGCTCGACGCCGAGACCCCGCTGCCGTCGGCTGCCGCGCTGGTGCTGCTGGCCCTGGTCCCGGTGGCGGCGGCGACCGCGAGCGCGCTCGCGCTGCGCGCCGAGCCGGTGGCCTCGGCGGCCCCGGACGACTCGGAGGTCCTGACGGAGCCGGAGGCCCCCGGTCCGGCCGCGCCTCCCACGGGGCTGCCGTGGGGCGTGGCGCTGACCGCGGCGGGCCTCGCCGTCGAGGCGTACATGAGCCGGGGCGACGGCCGCAGCCTGCTCCCGCTGCCCAGCAGGCTCGACGCCACCCCGACCGGGGTGCTGGTGGGGTGGACGCTGACGGCGGCCGGTCTGGCCATGGCGGGCCCGGGGCTGGCCTATCTGTGCGGGCGGCTGCTGCAGGCGGCGCGCCCCGGCGCCGTCCGGCTGCTGGCCGGCCGGGTACTGATGGACGAGTCGCGCCGGATCGGCCGGCCGCTCGGTGTGGTCTGCGCGGTGCTCGCCGCGGCGGTCGCCGCCTACGCGCTCTACGGGACGAAGGCCCACCCCCTCGGCCCGCTGACGGTCCTGGGCGCGGTGCTCGTGCTCGGCTGCACGACGGCGACGCTGATGACCTCGGCACTGGAGGCGAGGCAGGCGCGCGCGCAGACGGCGCGGGCGCTGCTGCGGCTCGGCGCCCCGGTATCGGCGCTGCGGGCCGCGACGGCCCTGCGCGCCGCCGCCCTGCTGATCGTCTTCGCCCCGCTGACCTGGCTGATCGCCGAGCTGGCCGCACTGCCGCTGACGGCCTGAGCACGCGCGCCACGGACCACGCCCCGCACCCGGCCGCTACGTAGCATGACAACGTGGACAATCCGGACGATGTCGCTCCCCCGCCCGGCCCCGAGATCGAGTCGCTCGCCGAATTCGACGAGGCGGTCGCCTCGGGGTCGCTGGCCGGGCACCGGGTGCAGTCGGTCGACCTGACGGACCGCGGCGCCGCCCTGCTGGCCGCCGACACGGCGGGCGCCGTCTTCCTCGGCTGCAGGATGGAGCCCGGGGCAACGGCGAAGGTACGGGCCGACGGCGCGTTCGTCTTCCCGCCGGTGCCCGGACTCCCCTTCGATCCGTACCGCGGCCTGCTCTACACCCCCGACGCGCTCTACGAGGGGCTGTCGGACGGCGGTTACGCGGCCACGCCCGACGCCCGCGCGTACCGCTGGTTCCAGCAGACCCGGGCGAACGGCGACACCCTCGCGTCGATGCTGCGGGCGCTGCACGACGACGCGGTCTCCGACGCGCTGGACGAGTTCCTCACCGGCGCCCGCGTGGTCGGGGTGATGGGCGGCCACGCTACGGCCCGCGGCAGCGCCCCGTACGCGGCCGCCGCCCGGCTGGGCCGGACCCTGGCCCGAGGCGGTCTGACGGTGGCCACCGGCGGCGGTCCCGGCGCGATGGAGGCCGCGAACCTCGGGGCATACACGGCGCCGCACCCCGATCCAGTACTGGACGAGGCCTGCGCGCTGCTGGCCACAGCCCCCTCGTTCACCCCGTCGGTCACCGACTGGGCGCTGGCCGCCTTCGACGTACGGCGGCGCTGGCCGGGCGGCGGCGGTTCCGTCTCGATCCCGACCTGGTTCTACGGGCACGAGCCGCCGAACCCGTTCGCGGACCGCATCGCCAAGTACTTCGCCAACGCGCTGCGCGAGGACGGACTGCTCACCCGCTCCACGGCGGGCGTGATCTTCCTGCCCGGCGCGGCCGGCACCGTACAGGAGATCTTCGACAACGCGACGCCGAACTACTACGGCTCGCTCGGCGGGCC
Coding sequences within it:
- a CDS encoding ABC transporter ATP-binding protein, with product MVAPPDNDVIWARSLQHSHNGSPALGGVSLGVRDGEILAVTGPRGCGKTTLLHCLSGQLVPEQGEVWFNSVPVHTMGPRLRERLRRDRFGWIAPEPQLVPELNTWENTALPLLLRGASHREAKKAALEWLERLDIGACARQRPHTLLQGQRQRIAVARALAAAPTVIFADEPTATLHRSDRTHVLRTLTSAARSHGITIVLATHDAEIAALADRTVPLLDGRRVATVALPAGSDTEGRAACSLSV
- a CDS encoding LOG family protein, which gives rise to MDNPDDVAPPPGPEIESLAEFDEAVASGSLAGHRVQSVDLTDRGAALLAADTAGAVFLGCRMEPGATAKVRADGAFVFPPVPGLPFDPYRGLLYTPDALYEGLSDGGYAATPDARAYRWFQQTRANGDTLASMLRALHDDAVSDALDEFLTGARVVGVMGGHATARGSAPYAAAARLGRTLARGGLTVATGGGPGAMEAANLGAYTAPHPDPVLDEACALLATAPSFTPSVTDWALAAFDVRRRWPGGGGSVSIPTWFYGHEPPNPFADRIAKYFANALREDGLLTRSTAGVIFLPGAAGTVQEIFDNATPNYYGSLGGPTPMVLVGRAHWTRALPAWPLLRALAADRAMESRIALVDTVDEAPKALARLYA